The Haemorhous mexicanus isolate bHaeMex1 chromosome 35, bHaeMex1.pri, whole genome shotgun sequence genome contains the following window.
tgatccCTGAAGGCTTTGGGGCGATCCCTGAAGGTTTTCGAGGCGATCCCTGAAGGTTTTGGGGCGATCCCTGAAGGTTTTGAGGTGATCCCTGAAGGTTTTGGGGCGCCCCCTGAAGGTTTTGAGGTGATCCCTGaacattttggggtgattcccTGAAGGTTTTTGGGGCGATTCCTGAAGGTTTTTGGGGCGATTCCCTgaaggtttttggggtgattcccTGAAGGCTTTGGGGCGATCCCTGAAGGTTTTCGAGGCAATCCCTGAAGGTTTTTGGGGCGATCCCTGAaagtttttggggtgattcccTGAAGGTTTTGAGGCGATCCCTGAAGGTTTTGGGACGATCCCTGAAGGCTTTGGGGCGATCCCTGAAGGTTTTTGGGGCGATCCCTgaaggtttttggggtgattcccTGGAGGTTTTGGGGCGATCCCTGAAGGTTTTGGGATCTTTTTCCCCAGATGGATCCCGAGTCTCCCCCCCGCGAGCTGGAGCTGTCGGCGCTGGAGGCCGAGAAGGAGCCGATGGCCGCGGCCGAGGCGGAGCCGGGGACGCCCCCTGaggctccccctccccaccgcgacccctccccagccccggaGCAGCGGCAGGGCGGCGAGAAGAACGGGCTGGTGATGAAGATCCCCcccgaggaagaggaggaggcgGCTTTAGGGGGCACGGGGGTTTCGGGGAGCCCCAAATTCACCGGGCTGggcaaggaggagctgctgagggaggcGGGGACGCCGCTCTGGGCCCGGGCCCGCCTGGTGCTGCTcgtgctcttctgggcaggctggCTCGGGATgttgggggctgctgctgccatcgTGGCCCAGGCCCCCCGatgccagcccctgcctgccaaAGCCTGGTGGGAGCTCGGGGCGCTCTACAGGGCCCCCCCCAAGGCTTTTGGGGGCAATCTGGAAGGTGAGGAGGGGTCtagagggttttgggggggtcccatgGGGGGTTTGTGGGTGTTTAGAGGGTCCCCAGAGGGGTGGAAGAATCCCCGAGGATGgctggaggaatttgggggggtcccacggggggtttgtgggggtttAGAGGGTCCCCAGAGGGGTGGGAGAATCCCAGAGGATGGCtagaggaattttggggggtcccatggggggtttgggggtgtttagAGGGTCCCCAGAGGGGTGGAAGGATCTCAGAGGATGgctggaggaattttggggggtcccatggggggtttgggggtgtttagAGGGTCCCCAGAGGGGTGGGAGTATCCCAGAGGATGgctggaggaattttggggggtcccatggggggtttgggggtgtttagAGGGTCCCCAGAGAGGTGGAAGGATCTCAGAGGATGgctggaggaatttggggggtcccatgggggatttgggggtgtttaGAGGGTCCCCAGAGAGGTGGAAGGATCCCAGAGGATGgctggaggaattttggggggtcccatgGGGGGTTTGTGGATGTTTAGAGGGTCCCCAGAGAGGTGGAAGGATCCCCGAGGATGgctggaggaatttggggggggtcccatgGGGTGTTTGTGGGGGTTTAGAGGGTCCCCAGAGGGGTGGAAGAATCTCAGAGGATGgctggaggaatttggggggtcccatggggggtttgggggtgtttagAGGGTCCCCAGAGAGGTGGAAGGATCTCAGAGGATGgctggaggaatttggggggggtcccatggggggtttgggggtgtttagAGGGTCCGCAGAGGGGTGGAAGGATCTCAGAGGATGgctggaggaatttgggggggggtcccatggggggtttgggggtgtttagAGGGTCCCCAGAGAGGTGGAAGGATCTCAGAGGATGgctggaggaatttggggggggtcccatgaggggtttgggggtgtttagAGGGTCCCCAGAGGGGTGGAAGGATCTCAGAGGATGgctggaggaattttgggggggtcccatgGGGGGTTTGTGGGTGTTTAGAGGGTCCTTTTTGGGGGTGGGAGGATCCCAGAGGATGgctggaggaatttgggggggtcccatggcgggtttgggggtgtttagAGGGTCCCCAGAGGGGTGGGAGGATCCCAGAGGATGGCtagaggaattttggggggtcccatggggggtttgtgggggtttAGAGGGTCCCCAGAGGGGTGGAAGGATCTCAGAGGATGgctggaggaatttgggggggggtcccatggggggtttgggggtgtttagAGGGTCCCCAGAGGGGTGGAAGGATCTCAGAGGATGgctggaggaatttgggggggtcccatggggggtttgggggtttttagagGGTCCCCAGAGGGGTGGAAAGATCTCAGAGGATGgctggaggaatttggggggggtcccgtggggggtttgggggtgtttagAGGGTCCCCAGAGAGGTGGGAGGATCCCAGAGGATGgctggaggaattttggggggtcccatggggggtttgggggtgtttagAGGGTCCCCAGAGGGGTGGAAGGATCCCAGAGGATGgctggaggaattttggggggtcccatgGGGGGTTTGTGGGTGTTTAGAGGGTCCCCAGAGGGGTGGAAGGATCTCAGAGGATGGCTGAGACAAGCCGAGAATGCtggagaatttggggggtcccatggggggtttgtgggggtttAGAGGGTCCCCCCAGAGGGGTGGAAGGATCTCAGAGGATGgctggaggaatttggggggggtcccatggggggtttgtgggggtttAGAGGGTCCCCAGAGGGGTGGGAGAATCCCAGAGGATGGCtagaggaattttggggggtcccagggggggtttgggggtgtttagAGGGTCCCCAGAGGGGTGGAAGGCTCTCAGAGGATGgctggaggaatttgggggggtcccatggggggtttgtgggggtttAGAGGGTCCCCAGAGAGGTGGAAGGATCTCAGAGGATGgctggaggaatttgggggggtcccatggggggtttgggggtgtttagAGGGTCCCCAGAGGGGTGGAAGGATCCCCGAGGATGgctggaggaatttggggggggtcccatggggggtttgggggtgtttagAGGGTCCCCAGAGAGGTGGAAGGATCCCATAGAGGATGgctggaggaattttggggggtttggggtgtccctagAGGTGAGTTGGGGGAGTTTAGGGAGTCTCCAGCCTGGTTTTAGGGAGGTCTGTGAGGTTTTTGAggaattggggagggggtcccAGGAAGATTTGAGTGTTTCCTGGCAGCCTGGGGGAAGATTCCAttaataaatccccaaaatgaATCCAGGGatatttggggagggggtggggatTCATTTCAGTGCCCCCCACCAGGTGTCAGGGGTGAATTCCCAGgaggaattcccaaaaaaaccccccagggtcagcctggggaccccccccccataAAATGGCTTGGGGGGGGGGAGTGACTCAGCAGTTGGGGAGGTCCCCCCACTTCAGGGGGGGTTCTTGGGGGGGGTCTCCCCTACTTAAGGGGGGTTCCAGGATCTCCAAAGCTTTAGGGAGCCCCCAATATCTTGGGAATTTtggattttcccccaattctGGGACGATTTGGGGATCCTTGAGGAGACTTTTTGGGCCCCctgggttggtttgggggtctcagggtgggattttgggggtccccagcaACATTGGGGATCTCTTTGGGGGCTcctgggaggattttggggttgtgCTGTCGGGTCAGATTTGGGGTTCACCCCTTTTTGCAGGTGTGGTGAAACATTTGGGGTACctgaaggagaagctgcaggtGGGGGGGCTGGTGCTGGGCCCTGTggccccccaaaaatcccctgagGAGCTCATCCCccccctgagggagctggacccagccctgggcaccagCGAGGGACTTCAGCACCCTCCTGCAGGCAGCCAAGGACAAaggtgggctgggggggtccCCCNNNNNNNNNNNNNNNNNNNNNNNNNNNNNNNNNNNNNNNNNNNNNNNNNNNNNNNNNNNNNNNNNNNNNNNNNNNNNNNNNNNNNNNNNNNNNNNNNNNNNNNNNNNNNNNNNNNNNNNNNNNNNNNNNNNNNNNNNNNNNNNNNNNNNNNNNNNNNNNNNNNNNNNNNNNNNNNNNNNNNNNNNNNNNNNNNNNNNNNNNNNNNNNNNNNNNNNNNNNNNNNNNNNNNNNNNNNNNNNNNNNNNNNNNNNNNNNNNNNNNNNNNNNNNNNNNNNNNNNNNNNNNNNNNNNNNNNNNNNNNNNNNNNNNNNNNNNNNNNNNNNNNNNNNNNNNNNNNNNNNNNNNNNNNNNNNNNNNNNNNNNNNNNNNNNNNNNNNNNNNNNNNNNNNNNNNNNNNNNNNNNNNNNNNNNNNNNNNNNNNNNNNNNNNNNNNNNNNNNNNNNNNNNNNNNNNNNNNNNNNNNNNNNNNNNNNNNNNNNNNNNNNNNNNNNNNNNNNNNNCTAAAATATCCCCCACATTTTTGGGGTGCTTTCctgaccttttttccccccattttggggttctcCCCTTTCATTTCCCACTCATTTTTTGGTTACTCCCCTgaattttcccccccattttggggttctcCCCTAAAATAtcccccccattttggggttctcCCCTAAAATATCCCccacatttttggggttctccCCTGAAATATCCCCCACATTTTTGgggtgcttttttccccccattttggggttctcccctttcctttccctcctcattTTTTAGTTactccccttcccttccccccccgtttttggggtgccccctgAGCCTGTCCTGTTTTCAGGGTGCTGGTGGGGGGCACCCgcctgcaggagccctggctgctgccccaggtgccgggggggctgcagctgctcctggggcccttcctgcagcccctggagcccaGAGGGAGCTCGGAGTCGCCCTCGGGAGCCCTCAGGAACCTCCTCAActtcctcagctccagcaaCTCCTccgtggggctgggctggagcgtGAGTGCTGCACCCCAGAacctccccgggacccccagaacctccccgggacccccaaattccttcaggagctccaaaacctccctgggacccccagaaccTCCCTGaaaccctccccaaattccttcaggagctccaaaacctccccaggacccccaaaatcccctcaggagctccaaaacctccccaggacccccaaaatcccctcaggaaccccaaaacctccccaggactcccaaaatcctctcaggacccccaaaatctcctgagacaccccaaaacctgagTAGgatcccaaaatctcctcaggAGCTCCAAAACCTCCCCGGGGTCCCGCAAAATCacctcaggaaccccaaaatcccctcaggagcTCCAGAACCTCCCtaggatcccccaaatccctccaggagctccaaaacctccccgggacccccaaaatcccctcaggaaccccaaaatctccccggggtcccccaaaatcccttcaggaaccccaaaatcccctcaggaacCCCAGAATGTCCTCGggattccccaaatcccctcaggaaccccaaaacctccccggggtcccccaaaatcccttcaggaaccccaaaatcccctcaggagcTCCAAAACCTCCCAgggatcccccaaaatcccctcaggaaccccaaaatcccctcaggagcTCCAGAACCTCCCtaggatcccccaaatccctccaggagctccaaaacctccccgggacccccaaaatcccctcaggaaccccaaaacctccccgggacccccaaaatcccttcaggaaccccaaaacctccccgggacccccaaaatcccttcaggaaccccaaaatcctctcatGAACCCCAGAATGTCCTCGggattccccaaatcccctcaggaaccccaaaacctccccagggccccccaaaccccctcatcCCCTGGGAATCCCAAATGGGACCCCaactcctccttctcttccatgGGGCTTGACTGGAGTGTGAGTCCTGCATCCCAAAacctccctgggacccccaaaatcccctcaggaaccccaaaatcccctcaggagcTCCAAAacctccccgggaccccc
Protein-coding sequences here:
- the SLC3A2 gene encoding LOW QUALITY PROTEIN: amino acid transporter heavy chain SLC3A2 (The sequence of the model RefSeq protein was modified relative to this genomic sequence to represent the inferred CDS: deleted 1 base in 1 codon), producing MDPESPPRELELSALEAEKEPMAAAEAEPGTPPEAPPPHRDPSPAPEQRQGGEKNGLVMKIPPEEEEEAALGGTGVSGSPKFTGLGKEELLREAGTPLWARARLVLLVLFWAGWLGMLGAAAAIVAQAPRCQPLPAKAWWELGALYRAPPKAFGGNLEGVVKHLGYLKEKLQVGGLVLGPVAPQKSPEELIPPLRELDPALGTSEDFSTLLQAAKDKGACPVFRVLVGGTRLQEPWLLPQVPGGLQLLLGPFLQPLEPRGSSESPSGALRNLLNFLSSSNSSVGLGWSVGSPWEAWVSPELRLQQLLLLWGLPGTPVLSYGDELGLQRPLRNQQLPSMPWEWIEEPKTGGNGSEPPELELCTALASLRAHERSLLLGEARAVPAGPAMALLRRWDQSQRFLLLLNPQDSTLRPFSDKRDPGDPQEPPLPASATLHYSTGPKALGEQQVQLQELQVGPYQGLLLGFPYSPQ